The following coding sequences are from one Terriglobales bacterium window:
- a CDS encoding DUF6677 family protein: protein MAPSGKNLGTTMDRQNRAAAAQRPQVTPANTTMAVIAPALGWLIPGAGHLVQKRWWRGLLLMISIVTMFVLGLLMQGKVYGFNTGDLLDMLGFVGDVGAGGLYIVTRALDGGQGAIHRAVADYGTKFIIVAGLLNIIAAVDAHHIALGKKA, encoded by the coding sequence ATGGCTCCTTCTGGAAAGAACCTCGGTACCACCATGGACCGGCAGAACCGCGCGGCTGCAGCCCAGCGTCCTCAGGTTACCCCTGCCAATACCACCATGGCGGTGATTGCGCCGGCCCTGGGGTGGCTGATTCCGGGCGCCGGCCATCTGGTGCAGAAGCGCTGGTGGCGCGGGCTGCTGCTCATGATCTCCATTGTCACCATGTTCGTGCTCGGTCTGCTTATGCAGGGCAAGGTGTACGGCTTTAATACTGGCGACCTGCTGGACATGCTCGGCTTCGTAGGCGATGTGGGCGCCGGCGGGCTCTACATCGTCACCCGGGCCCTGGATGGCGGACAGGGAGCTATCCATCGCGCGGTAGCTGACTATGGCACCAAATTCATCATCGTCGCTGGTCTGCTCAATATCATCGCTGCCGTCGACGCTCACCATATCGCTCTTGGGAAGAAAGCTTGA
- a CDS encoding EVE domain-containing protein: MPYLLKTEPSEYSFADLQRDKETTWDGVSNPVALRNLRTMTPNTKLVIYHTGDERRVVGTASVVSVDNSDARNPKVRIKVGKPVSNSVSLSEIKANKIFSDSPLIRQGRLSVVPLTDAQYRFLTGE, encoded by the coding sequence ATGCCCTACCTTCTGAAGACTGAGCCTTCCGAATACTCGTTCGCCGATCTGCAACGCGACAAGGAAACCACCTGGGATGGAGTCTCGAATCCAGTTGCGCTCAGAAACCTGCGCACGATGACTCCCAATACCAAGCTCGTGATCTATCACACCGGCGACGAGCGCCGAGTCGTAGGCACAGCGTCGGTGGTTTCAGTCGATAACTCCGACGCGCGAAATCCTAAGGTGAGGATCAAGGTCGGCAAACCCGTCTCGAATTCGGTCAGCCTTAGTGAAATCAAGGCCAACAAAATTTTCTCGGACTCACCGCTGATCCGCCAGGGCCGGCTTTCGGTCGTCCCACTGACGGATGCCCAATATCGGTTCTTGACGGGAGAGTAA